A genome region from Methylicorpusculum oleiharenae includes the following:
- a CDS encoding AAA family ATPase, whose protein sequence is MNVKKFPIGQTFAIAAPAAMTVDGFEDASHPSIPARKDYVFRNEHLRDILAYIANPVGDALYLTGPTGSGKTSLISQVAARLNWPVQQVTCHGRLELNDLIGQFMLVNGSMSFIHGPLAQAVRDGHLLILNEIDLMDPSELSGLNDIIEGQPLVIPQNGGEIINPHPKFRLIATGNSAGQGDQSGLYQGVMQQNLAFLDRFRLMEVSYPDASIEQSILKSVLTGMGVPFDSVMENLTEKMIQVANEIRRLFVGGTDGSGELSVTMSTRTLVRWTNLMIAYKRAPNALAYSLDRALTLRAEPAQREAIHRIAKDVFGDTWGDDA, encoded by the coding sequence ATGAATGTAAAAAAATTCCCTATCGGCCAAACTTTCGCCATTGCCGCACCTGCAGCGATGACTGTTGACGGCTTTGAAGATGCTTCGCATCCTTCAATTCCGGCAAGAAAAGATTACGTGTTCAGAAATGAACATCTCAGGGATATCTTGGCGTACATCGCCAACCCTGTTGGCGACGCGTTGTATTTGACCGGTCCTACCGGTTCCGGAAAAACATCATTGATCTCCCAAGTTGCTGCCCGTTTGAACTGGCCAGTTCAACAAGTCACCTGTCATGGTCGTCTTGAGCTGAACGATTTGATCGGTCAATTCATGCTGGTTAACGGCTCTATGTCTTTTATCCATGGGCCTTTGGCTCAGGCCGTCCGAGACGGACATCTGTTGATCTTGAATGAGATCGATTTGATGGATCCCTCTGAACTGTCTGGTTTGAACGATATTATCGAAGGGCAACCTTTGGTCATTCCTCAAAACGGTGGCGAAATCATCAATCCTCACCCGAAATTTCGTTTGATTGCTACCGGCAACTCCGCTGGTCAAGGCGATCAATCCGGACTTTATCAAGGTGTCATGCAGCAAAACCTCGCTTTCCTCGATCGATTCAGATTAATGGAAGTGAGTTACCCAGATGCATCTATCGAGCAATCCATTCTCAAGTCTGTTTTGACCGGAATGGGCGTTCCTTTCGATTCTGTCATGGAAAATTTGACCGAAAAGATGATTCAAGTGGCCAATGAAATTCGTCGACTCTTTGTCGGTGGAACTGACGGTTCTGGCGAACTCAGTGTAACCATGTCTACTCGGACGCTTGTTCGCTGGACAAACTTGATGATTGCTTATAAGCGTGCTCCCAATGCGCTGGCGTATTCGTTGGATCGTGCGCTCACCTTGCGTGCAGAGCCTGCTCAGCGCGAAGCCATTCACAGGATTGCCAAAGATGTATTTGGTGATACCTGGGGAGATGATGCGTAA
- a CDS encoding DUF3150 domain-containing protein, whose translation MSHKAEMILDQIDVVKLDINLWTSSKKLRPEDLVLADGSKLPPEDLAYLGTKKTIDPDKLKEFNRIKKEAERICLQSGTRFLGGFANPRDEIPRITQELDELSKEFSKARDQLLSTYHQDTEEWIARHAEFGDAIRRAIEPVDSVAAKLRFDYVVFRVTVPQSEVVLPDSTPAAVESLTRRTHSMSDQLFHEIAQEASQLIDRSFVGKDTVTGRSLNAFRRMRDKLDSLGFLDHRCMPVVDRIDVVLDALPKQGPYNGSPFNSLFHLGLLLSDPDKIKRHGSGLLQMESISVSDAMAMTGSDGEDDDAVMPDSSPTDVANEVPVEAPVAVTSAVTSEEDNDLPGFDFLSNYHPSKDVFDSAPSVEVAQDVLNPAPEASTFMASVKETVKVASETASTSSVPVLIEDEPETPSAAKVVEDFWF comes from the coding sequence ATGTCACACAAGGCAGAAATGATTTTGGACCAAATCGATGTCGTTAAACTCGACATTAATCTTTGGACCAGCTCAAAAAAATTAAGACCTGAGGATCTTGTGTTAGCCGATGGTTCCAAACTTCCGCCGGAAGATTTGGCTTATCTCGGTACCAAAAAGACCATTGATCCCGACAAGCTGAAAGAATTCAACCGCATCAAAAAGGAAGCGGAAAGAATTTGCCTTCAGTCAGGTACTCGTTTCCTCGGTGGCTTTGCTAATCCGCGGGATGAAATTCCTCGAATTACTCAAGAGCTGGATGAGTTGTCTAAAGAGTTTAGCAAAGCCCGTGACCAGCTTCTGTCCACGTACCATCAGGACACAGAAGAATGGATAGCGCGTCATGCTGAATTTGGTGATGCAATTCGTCGTGCCATTGAGCCAGTTGATTCCGTTGCGGCAAAGTTGCGATTCGATTACGTTGTCTTTCGCGTAACCGTTCCTCAATCCGAGGTGGTTTTGCCGGATTCAACGCCGGCAGCTGTCGAGTCTCTGACGCGTCGCACCCATTCCATGAGCGACCAGCTTTTCCATGAAATCGCTCAGGAAGCCAGTCAACTTATCGATCGATCTTTCGTCGGTAAGGACACGGTGACCGGTCGATCCCTCAATGCTTTTCGGAGAATGCGGGATAAGTTGGACAGTCTCGGTTTTCTTGATCATCGGTGTATGCCGGTTGTCGATAGAATCGATGTTGTATTGGATGCCTTGCCCAAACAAGGCCCGTATAACGGCAGTCCTTTTAACAGCTTGTTTCACCTGGGTTTGCTGCTGTCCGATCCGGACAAGATCAAACGTCATGGCAGTGGTTTGTTGCAAATGGAATCAATCTCGGTTTCAGATGCAATGGCTATGACCGGATCTGATGGAGAAGATGACGATGCAGTAATGCCCGATTCATCCCCTACTGACGTTGCCAATGAAGTGCCTGTCGAAGCACCCGTTGCCGTAACATCCGCTGTTACTTCCGAAGAAGATAATGATCTTCCCGGTTTTGACTTCCTCTCTAACTACCATCCCTCAAAGGATGTATTTGATAGCGCACCTTCTGTCGAAGTTGCTCAAGATGTTCTGAATCCGGCTCCTGAAGCAAGCACCTTTATGGCTTCTGTCAAAGAAACTGTAAAAGTTGCCTCTGAAACCGCTTCAACATCATCAGTTCCTGTTCTCATTGAGGACGAGCCTGAAACGCCATCTGCTGCAAAAGTAGTTGAAGATTTCTGGTTCTAA